A genome region from Pseudodesulfovibrio alkaliphilus includes the following:
- the divK gene encoding DVU0259 family response regulator domain-containing protein: MSRKILIIDDDPYIVKYLEDVLQDDGFSTCTASNVADALELLKKEKPDLITLDLEMPNEWGPRFYRKMIQDPEHNNIPVIVVSGLSGIHLAIKNAVASFKKPFNPKELLEAIHKALDS; encoded by the coding sequence ATGTCTCGTAAGATACTCATCATCGACGACGATCCGTACATCGTCAAGTATCTTGAGGATGTCCTCCAGGATGACGGGTTTTCCACCTGTACGGCGTCCAATGTCGCCGATGCCCTGGAGCTGCTCAAGAAGGAAAAGCCGGATCTGATCACCCTGGACCTTGAGATGCCCAACGAGTGGGGGCCGAGGTTTTACAGGAAGATGATCCAGGATCCCGAACATAACAACATCCCGGTCATCGTGGTCAGCGGCCTTTCCGGCATCCATCTGGCCATCAAGAACGCCGTGGCATCATTCAAGAAGCCCTTCAACCCCAAGGAGCTTCTCGAGGCCATCCACAAGGCCCTCGACTCCTAG
- a CDS encoding response regulator, with amino-acid sequence MSSTAKRVLVVDDELNIRLFLKTLLETSGYEPHLARNAREGLKRAWELKPDLIILDVMMPGEGGLVMYQGLQEDQSLSKVPVIMLSAVGATTFRHALKIMGIGKATYPDPFAYVQKPPKVDEIKAIIDHALRNR; translated from the coding sequence ATGAGCAGTACCGCGAAGAGAGTCCTGGTGGTGGACGACGAACTCAACATCCGGCTGTTTCTCAAGACACTTCTTGAGACCAGTGGGTACGAGCCCCACCTGGCCCGCAACGCCCGGGAGGGACTTAAGCGGGCCTGGGAACTCAAACCCGATCTGATCATCCTCGATGTGATGATGCCCGGAGAGGGGGGACTGGTCATGTATCAGGGATTGCAGGAGGACCAGAGCCTGAGCAAGGTTCCGGTGATCATGCTCTCGGCCGTGGGGGCCACCACCTTCAGGCATGCCCTGAAGATCATGGGAATAGGCAAAGCCACCTATCCCGACCCCTTCGCCTATGTCCAGAAACCGCCCAAGGTGGACGAAATAAAGGCCATCATCGACCACGCACTGCGAAACAGGTAA
- a CDS encoding universal stress protein yields MFKKILFATSGTPVCDSPAKIAFDLAEREDAELILFHVLGVPSRGFSLEVTDVRTGDREGLGDDYEAWVREELSNTYDNQLKQYGYKTRIQSAVGVPATEILRLARRENADLIVMGANTRSDEGGGRHRSIMGNTMLEVAKRAKCPVLIINRPCNTCWNLFSNIIFCTDFSKAADAAFQFALKAAKDIGCPLYIFHALNLQSGDLGGKPTQAQIEAGLAEARERIQKRYVSQMGEFGMFEVECREGVPYVEILKYAREKEGDLVVMAHHSQDIPPEEAEIGSTLEEVVLRSSCPVASINHPDWVAADAR; encoded by the coding sequence ATGTTTAAGAAGATCCTGTTTGCGACCAGCGGAACTCCTGTCTGTGACAGCCCGGCCAAGATCGCCTTCGACCTCGCTGAAAGAGAGGACGCGGAACTCATCCTCTTTCATGTGCTCGGCGTACCCTCCCGGGGATTCAGCCTTGAGGTGACGGATGTTCGCACCGGCGACAGGGAAGGCCTTGGCGACGACTACGAGGCCTGGGTCAGGGAAGAACTGTCCAACACATATGACAACCAGCTCAAGCAATACGGCTACAAGACGCGCATCCAGTCCGCCGTTGGCGTACCTGCCACCGAAATCCTGCGGCTCGCCCGCCGGGAAAACGCGGACCTGATCGTCATGGGAGCCAACACCCGTTCCGACGAGGGCGGTGGCCGCCACCGCTCCATCATGGGCAACACCATGCTCGAGGTGGCCAAGCGCGCCAAGTGCCCGGTGCTGATCATCAACCGTCCGTGCAACACATGCTGGAACCTCTTCTCCAACATCATCTTCTGCACGGACTTCTCCAAGGCGGCCGACGCGGCCTTCCAGTTTGCACTGAAGGCGGCCAAGGACATCGGATGCCCGCTGTATATCTTCCATGCCCTCAACCTCCAGTCCGGCGACCTGGGCGGCAAGCCCACCCAGGCCCAGATCGAGGCGGGCCTTGCGGAAGCCAGGGAGCGCATCCAGAAGCGCTATGTCTCCCAGATGGGCGAGTTCGGCATGTTCGAGGTGGAGTGCCGCGAGGGTGTGCCCTATGTGGAGATTCTCAAGTACGCCCGCGAGAAGGAGGGCGACCTGGTGGTCATGGCCCACCACTCGCAGGACATTCCGCCCGAGGAGGCGGAGATCGGCAGCACTCTGGAAGAGGTTGTCCTGCGCTCCTCCTGCCCCGTGGCGAGCATCAACCATCCCGACTGGGTGGCAGCGGACGCACGCTAG
- the tmcA gene encoding acidic tetraheme cytochrome c3 TmcA, translated as MQKTHVRQTLAFIAVVAALLVVYLAPAALSQDDMTMVPVDAFGVLQRPQVAFDHDDHNEKAMLDDCGVCHHGRTDDGKMDMEYSSEGESCESCHPVKPEGGETPLMRAYHRQCITCHMDEAKGPVTCGECHQK; from the coding sequence ATGCAGAAAACACACGTAAGACAGACCCTGGCGTTCATTGCCGTTGTCGCGGCCCTGCTGGTCGTCTATCTGGCGCCGGCCGCCCTTTCGCAGGACGACATGACCATGGTGCCTGTGGATGCCTTCGGCGTCCTTCAGCGGCCCCAGGTCGCCTTTGACCATGACGATCACAATGAAAAGGCCATGCTTGACGATTGCGGGGTATGCCACCACGGCAGAACCGATGACGGAAAGATGGACATGGAGTATTCGAGCGAAGGCGAGAGCTGCGAATCCTGCCATCCGGTCAAGCCTGAAGGCGGAGAGACGCCTCTGATGCGCGCCTATCATCGCCAGTGCATCACCTGCCATATGGACGAGGCCAAAGGCCCCGTCACCTGCGGCGAGTGCCATCAAAAGTAG
- the tmcB gene encoding electron transfer complex ferredoxin TmcB, with translation MSQIADRLIDDPGLAAGVAQLTPERIEEVVNRVLKGETGAKLKAYQETCMRCGLCAQACHYYVSHDGDPSYSPVSKTTETIYELMNKKGRVEPSRIYEMAQIAYTECNLCKRCAHYCPIGIDTGYAMSMMRRICYLLDVVPQYIRDTSHSHAATMNQMWVKDDEWIDSLQWQEDEARDEFPDLRIPLDKEGAEIYYSVIGPEPKFRTQLIYQAAAIMHVAGVDFTMPSTPGWDNSDMSMFVGDFENMGRLKRAHFESAQKLRVKKIVMGECGHAFRSIYDMGNRWLGYADMPVPVVHAVEFFWELLTEGKIKIAKKLEGPVTIQDPCNIIRGRGLMDKLREVTSMLCEQTVEMIPNREHNYCCCAGGGVINCGPPFKNVRTKGNKAKADQLAKTGVHTIICPCHNCHGGLEDIIGYYELGMHPRFLGDIIYEIMEKPEGL, from the coding sequence ATGAGTCAGATAGCGGACAGATTGATAGACGATCCGGGGCTCGCGGCGGGTGTGGCCCAGCTCACCCCGGAGCGGATCGAGGAAGTCGTCAACCGGGTGCTCAAGGGAGAGACCGGGGCCAAGCTCAAGGCGTATCAGGAAACCTGCATGCGCTGCGGACTGTGCGCCCAGGCGTGTCACTACTACGTGTCCCACGACGGTGACCCCAGTTACTCCCCGGTCAGCAAGACCACGGAGACCATCTATGAACTTATGAACAAAAAGGGCAGGGTCGAGCCGTCGCGCATCTACGAGATGGCCCAGATCGCCTACACCGAGTGCAACCTCTGCAAGCGGTGCGCCCACTACTGCCCCATCGGCATTGACACCGGCTACGCCATGTCCATGATGCGGCGCATCTGTTACCTGCTGGACGTGGTGCCACAGTACATTCGCGATACCTCCCACTCCCACGCGGCCACCATGAATCAGATGTGGGTCAAGGATGACGAGTGGATAGACAGTCTGCAGTGGCAGGAGGACGAGGCCAGGGACGAGTTCCCCGACCTGCGCATCCCGCTCGACAAGGAAGGGGCCGAAATCTACTACTCGGTCATCGGTCCCGAGCCCAAGTTCCGTACCCAGCTCATCTACCAGGCTGCGGCCATCATGCACGTGGCGGGCGTTGATTTCACCATGCCCTCCACGCCCGGATGGGACAACAGCGACATGAGCATGTTCGTGGGCGATTTCGAGAACATGGGCCGCCTCAAGCGGGCTCACTTCGAATCCGCCCAGAAGCTGCGCGTCAAGAAGATCGTCATGGGCGAGTGCGGCCACGCCTTCCGCTCCATCTATGACATGGGCAACCGCTGGCTCGGCTATGCCGACATGCCGGTGCCCGTGGTCCATGCCGTGGAGTTCTTCTGGGAGCTGCTCACCGAGGGCAAGATCAAGATCGCCAAGAAGCTCGAAGGCCCGGTCACCATCCAGGATCCCTGCAACATCATCCGCGGACGCGGCCTGATGGACAAGCTGCGCGAGGTCACAAGCATGTTGTGCGAGCAGACCGTGGAGATGATTCCCAACCGCGAGCACAACTACTGCTGCTGCGCGGGCGGCGGGGTCATCAACTGCGGCCCGCCTTTCAAGAATGTGCGCACCAAAGGCAACAAGGCCAAGGCCGACCAGCTGGCGAAAACAGGTGTCCACACCATTATCTGCCCGTGTCACAACTGCCACGGCGGCCTTGAGGACATCATCGGCTACTACGAGCTTGGCATGCACCCGAGGTTCCTTGGCGACATCATCTACGAGATCATGGAAAAGCCGGAAGGACTGTAG
- the tmcC gene encoding TmcC family electron transfer complex membrane anchor subunit codes for MIEIYTFVSGPLAWVAWSIFVFGSIYRLVSMYNLAKAKDSSSLAYMSLPYSLRSIFHWLVPFGTLGWKSDPLMTVATFAFHIGFFLVAIFLGAHVVFWDTAFGISWWSLSDTTGDIISFVVIGACVVFAVRRLTLPHVRNVTRGKDWFALLLVALPFVTGVLAYHQIGPSLLMTTLHILAGELLIALIPFTRLSHALFAVFTRSYMGSEFGGVRRVRDW; via the coding sequence ATGATAGAAATCTATACGTTCGTCAGCGGCCCCCTGGCCTGGGTAGCCTGGTCCATTTTCGTCTTTGGCTCCATCTACCGGCTGGTAAGCATGTACAACCTGGCCAAGGCCAAGGACTCATCCTCGCTGGCCTACATGAGCCTGCCCTATTCGCTGCGGTCCATCTTCCACTGGCTGGTGCCCTTTGGCACCCTGGGATGGAAGAGCGATCCGCTCATGACCGTCGCCACCTTTGCCTTCCACATAGGCTTCTTCCTGGTGGCCATTTTTCTTGGCGCCCATGTGGTCTTCTGGGACACCGCCTTCGGCATCAGCTGGTGGAGCCTCTCGGATACGACCGGCGACATCATCAGCTTCGTGGTCATCGGTGCCTGCGTCGTGTTCGCCGTGCGGCGGCTCACGCTGCCCCATGTCAGGAACGTGACCCGGGGCAAGGACTGGTTCGCGTTGCTCCTGGTCGCGCTGCCCTTTGTCACCGGGGTACTGGCCTATCATCAGATCGGCCCCTCCCTGCTGATGACGACCCTGCACATACTCGCAGGCGAACTGCTCATCGCGCTCATCCCGTTCACCCGCTTAAGCCACGCCCTCTTCGCCGTTTTCACGCGGTCGTACATGGGCTCAGAGTTCGGCGGCGTACGGCGTGTCCGCGACTGGTAG
- the tmcD gene encoding electron transfer complex subunit TmcD, with the protein MGRISSWDWEVGRKKVVDSLSPLQDHEWQEEPYVSPDGETLAAIVKVGDGEFSVRTNDEVWESTFEKLWFPRYAPDGRLTVLCQQDMEWSLAIDGEPWGDFAEYVWETKFSRNGSSIAAMTKIDNEYCVALNGTLWETCFENANQYSLSPDGRHTTAVVQVASLGQADIEGYKKGVYSVAVDGEAWDGRYVNLFTPTFSPDGERVAAQARLTSYDYTIAVDNKPWQKTFQQVWEPVFHPKGVGVVAPVRSAGKWGVALDGQFIWSPRYVQCLGLQYSASGEKLWGVVATGFGRFTVACDNVPWDATFPIVTDLVLSPDGHRAAVLASEYNRNFRIVVDGKAWPGVNDMAWPVVFSPDGSNAAALVEKGGRFHVLVNGKAYEQSFDRAFPPVFSEDGTKVLIRAIENNSYVRIVADMARF; encoded by the coding sequence ATGGGACGAATATCCTCATGGGATTGGGAAGTGGGCCGCAAAAAGGTCGTTGATTCCCTCTCCCCTCTCCAGGATCATGAATGGCAGGAGGAGCCCTATGTTTCGCCCGACGGCGAGACACTGGCCGCCATCGTCAAGGTGGGGGACGGCGAGTTCTCCGTGCGGACCAACGACGAGGTGTGGGAATCGACCTTTGAAAAGCTGTGGTTCCCGCGGTACGCGCCCGACGGGCGGCTGACCGTCCTGTGTCAGCAGGACATGGAATGGTCGCTGGCCATCGACGGCGAGCCCTGGGGCGATTTTGCGGAATACGTCTGGGAGACCAAGTTCAGCCGTAACGGTTCCTCTATCGCCGCCATGACCAAGATCGACAACGAGTACTGTGTGGCTCTCAACGGTACCCTGTGGGAAACCTGCTTTGAAAACGCCAACCAGTACTCCCTGAGCCCGGACGGCAGGCACACCACCGCCGTGGTCCAGGTTGCCTCGTTGGGCCAAGCGGACATCGAGGGGTACAAGAAAGGCGTCTACAGCGTGGCCGTGGACGGCGAGGCATGGGACGGCCGCTACGTCAACCTCTTCACCCCGACTTTCAGCCCCGATGGCGAACGCGTGGCGGCCCAGGCCCGGCTGACCTCCTACGATTACACCATCGCCGTGGACAACAAGCCCTGGCAGAAGACTTTCCAGCAGGTGTGGGAGCCGGTCTTTCATCCCAAGGGTGTCGGCGTGGTCGCGCCCGTGCGCAGCGCCGGCAAGTGGGGCGTGGCCCTTGACGGCCAGTTCATCTGGAGTCCGCGCTACGTGCAGTGTCTGGGCCTTCAGTATTCGGCCTCGGGCGAAAAGCTCTGGGGCGTGGTGGCCACCGGATTTGGCCGGTTTACCGTGGCCTGCGACAACGTGCCCTGGGATGCCACCTTCCCCATTGTCACCGACTTGGTTCTCAGCCCCGACGGCCACCGCGCAGCGGTCCTGGCCAGCGAATACAACAGGAACTTCCGCATCGTCGTGGACGGCAAGGCGTGGCCCGGCGTCAACGACATGGCCTGGCCCGTGGTCTTTTCTCCCGACGGCTCCAACGCTGCCGCCTTGGTTGAGAAGGGTGGCCGCTTCCATGTGCTGGTCAACGGCAAGGCGTACGAGCAGAGCTTCGACCGCGCCTTCCCGCCCGTGTTCAGCGAGGACGGCACCAAGGTGCTCATTCGGGCCATCGAAAACAACAGCTATGTCCGCATCGTGGCGGATATGGCCAGGTTCTAG
- a CDS encoding NifB/NifX family molybdenum-iron cluster-binding protein — protein MDICIAGYQNRVATLLETATELRLYTLEDGRVVRSGMTALPSAGAASLPAYLKTMGVDIVICGGLSTAVRNGFEALGIRIIPWVKGPIEAVLAAYLEDRLDQMIMPGRSARTTR, from the coding sequence ATGGATATCTGTATCGCAGGCTATCAGAACCGGGTGGCGACCCTGCTGGAAACAGCGACGGAATTGAGGTTGTACACGCTGGAAGACGGACGCGTGGTCCGTAGCGGGATGACCGCGCTGCCCTCTGCCGGGGCGGCATCCCTTCCGGCCTACCTCAAGACCATGGGAGTCGACATCGTCATCTGCGGCGGCCTGAGCACCGCGGTGAGAAACGGGTTCGAAGCCTTGGGCATACGGATCATTCCCTGGGTCAAGGGGCCCATCGAGGCAGTGCTGGCCGCTTACCTCGAAGACCGTTTGGACCAGATGATCATGCCCGGGAGGTCCGCCAGGACGACCCGCTGA
- a CDS encoding sigma-54 interaction domain-containing protein: protein MRLPRDIPLESVLDSVAEGIFTVDLDWNITFFNQAAGEITGIPPDEAVGQKCWEIFASSVCDGACPMRPCLKSGLAVRNKSGFLLRADGEKIPIGLSSSPLRDKDGKVVGGVESFRDLTPIHQLMQKVEERYSVEDIRTNNPHMIRTLQILPPIAQSSSTVLLLGESGTGKELFARAIHTQSLRRDKPFVAVNCGALPGELLESELFGYKAGAFTDARKDKPGRVELAQGGTLFLDEIGDMPQPLQVKLLRVLQEKVYEPLGGVRPVAADVRFVAATNRDLEVMVEKGGFRQDLFFRLNVVRIDIPPLRERPEDIPLLVSHFIRQQNSLKGKNIRAVSENVHQILFRHAFPGNVRELENIVEYAFILCPGEMIHTEHLPEYLKPQARGEPAAHSRPAEGSGSVDMLGRKRQAVLEALKRNRGNKSAAARELGISRDTVRRILQRGGAK, encoded by the coding sequence ATGAGGCTGCCGCGGGACATTCCGCTCGAATCCGTGCTGGATTCCGTGGCCGAGGGCATCTTTACGGTGGACCTTGATTGGAACATCACCTTTTTCAATCAGGCCGCGGGCGAGATAACCGGCATTCCCCCGGACGAGGCTGTGGGCCAGAAATGCTGGGAGATTTTCGCGTCCAGCGTCTGCGATGGCGCATGCCCCATGCGTCCGTGCCTGAAGAGCGGCCTTGCGGTGCGCAACAAGTCCGGTTTCCTGCTGCGGGCAGACGGCGAGAAGATACCCATCGGTCTCAGCTCCTCCCCCCTGCGCGACAAGGACGGCAAAGTGGTCGGCGGCGTGGAGAGTTTTCGCGACCTGACCCCCATCCACCAGCTCATGCAGAAGGTGGAGGAGCGGTATTCGGTGGAGGACATCCGCACCAATAACCCGCATATGATCCGCACCCTTCAGATACTGCCGCCCATCGCCCAGTCCAGTTCCACCGTGCTCCTGCTCGGCGAGTCAGGTACGGGCAAGGAGCTTTTCGCCAGGGCCATCCATACCCAGAGCCTGCGCCGGGACAAACCCTTTGTGGCCGTCAACTGCGGTGCGCTGCCGGGCGAATTGCTCGAAAGCGAGCTGTTCGGGTATAAGGCCGGGGCCTTTACAGACGCCCGCAAGGACAAGCCCGGCCGGGTGGAGCTGGCCCAAGGGGGCACCCTCTTTCTCGACGAGATCGGCGACATGCCCCAGCCGCTCCAGGTCAAGCTGCTGCGCGTGCTGCAGGAGAAGGTCTACGAACCTCTCGGAGGAGTCAGGCCCGTGGCCGCCGATGTCCGTTTCGTGGCCGCCACCAACCGCGACCTGGAGGTCATGGTCGAAAAGGGCGGGTTCCGGCAGGACCTCTTCTTCCGCCTCAATGTGGTGCGTATCGACATCCCCCCCCTGCGCGAGCGGCCCGAGGACATCCCGCTCCTTGTCTCCCACTTCATCCGCCAGCAGAATTCCCTCAAGGGCAAGAACATCCGCGCCGTGTCCGAAAACGTCCATCAGATACTGTTTCGTCACGCCTTTCCCGGCAACGTGCGCGAACTGGAGAACATCGTCGAGTACGCCTTCATCCTCTGTCCGGGGGAAATGATCCATACCGAGCATCTGCCCGAATATCTCAAGCCCCAGGCCAGGGGGGAGCCTGCCGCGCACAGCAGGCCGGCAGAGGGGAGCGGCTCGGTGGACATGCTCGGTCGCAAGCGACAGGCCGTGCTTGAGGCGCTCAAGCGCAACCGGGGTAACAAGAGCGCGGCCGCCCGCGAGCTTGGCATATCCCGCGACACGGTGCGCAGGATACTGCAGCGAGGTGGCGCAAAATGA
- a CDS encoding MarR family winged helix-turn-helix transcriptional regulator encodes MNDTQRLTQLIVEFYERLSSWEHCVVRDTGVTPTQMHALEILGSHTALRMKELAERMGVTTGTLTVLADRLEKAGLIRRKPHEEDRRSILVELTVQGHALYRQHDELHTQLTRDLTAGLTDSERTALSAMLEKMIREF; translated from the coding sequence ATGAACGATACCCAAAGACTGACCCAGCTCATCGTGGAATTCTATGAGCGCCTCTCGTCATGGGAGCATTGCGTGGTGCGCGACACAGGCGTGACCCCGACCCAGATGCACGCCCTGGAGATACTGGGCAGCCACACCGCCCTGCGCATGAAGGAACTGGCCGAGCGCATGGGCGTGACCACCGGCACCCTCACCGTGCTGGCCGACCGGCTCGAAAAGGCGGGGCTGATACGCCGCAAACCTCACGAGGAGGACCGCCGGTCCATCCTGGTGGAGCTGACAGTGCAGGGTCACGCCCTGTACCGCCAGCATGACGAACTGCACACCCAGCTCACCCGCGACCTGACTGCGGGACTCACGGACTCCGAGCGGACCGCACTGAGTGCAATGCTTGAGAAGATGATCAGGGAGTTTTGA
- a CDS encoding thioredoxin family protein, which translates to MVKTIKPQAFELELSGGTRPFLVAFLKRNERFREQSRLLDDASRRYAGRLDCYLYSQDYLETAMQRFLVRGTPTFLLFSGGREVDRLIGESDPETLDEFISASLGPGKGA; encoded by the coding sequence ATGGTCAAGACGATAAAACCCCAGGCATTCGAACTGGAACTGAGCGGCGGCACCCGGCCCTTTCTCGTCGCCTTTCTCAAGCGCAACGAGCGCTTTCGGGAGCAGTCGCGCCTGCTCGACGATGCCTCCAGACGGTACGCCGGCCGACTTGACTGCTATCTGTATTCCCAAGACTACCTGGAAACCGCCATGCAGCGATTCCTGGTCAGGGGGACTCCCACTTTTCTTCTTTTTTCCGGCGGCCGGGAGGTGGATCGGCTCATCGGCGAGTCCGATCCCGAGACCCTGGACGAATTCATCAGCGCAAGCCTTGGTCCCGGCAAGGGGGCCTGA